TTCCTGTTCCCACAGAGATGTGATACTCCCCCCAATTTTCAGGAGGGTTTTAATCCCGGATTGGAGTATCAAAAACAGGATAAGTGCTGCCAGGATCGTGAAAACCACTAACATCAGGATGCTCATCTTGTATTTAACAAGAAAAACGCTTGCATATCCCAATGAATCGAACCACAGGTAATCCAGGGCCAGCCTGGCCAAGGTAGGCAGTGTAAATATTGTTAATAGTATCAGCGCAAATATTGCTTCCCATTTATAGTTGAACTTTATAGCACATCCCTCCGAGCGTAGTTATTAAATGATGGGTTACAGTATTTAAGTCTGGGGTAACAGTATTGCAGTATTGAAATGATGGGTTACAGTATAATTATTTCCCGCAGCACAAACCTCTAAACGGAGCAATTTAATGAGTCGCATCATCCTTCATGTGGATATGGACAGTTTTTATGCCTCAGTTGAACAGCGCCGGGACCCATCCCTTAAAGGGCGTCCGGTTGTGGTGGGTTCTGACCCAAAAGGTGGGATCGGCAGAGGTGTGGTAAGCACCTGCTCATATGAAGCGCGGGAGTTCAGGATACATTCCGGAATGCCAATTTCCCAGGCTTACAAGCTGTGTCAGGATGCCGTATACCTGAGAGTGGATATGCAATTGTACAAGGAGGTTTCCTGCAGGGTCATGGAGATACTCAGGTCTGAAGCTGGCAGGTTCCAGCAAGTGAGCGTGGATGAGGCCTATCTTGACATCAGTGAAAAAGTCAGGGATCATGAAAGGGCTGTAAAGATCGCACAGGAGATCAAAGTACAAATAAAGGCACAAGAGGGGCTTACGTGCTCTATCGGCATTGCCCCCACCAGGTCGGCTGCCAAAATAGCCTCGGACCTGGACAAGCCTGACGGCCTGACAGTAGTAGAACCAGACAAGGTGGCCGGGTTCCTGGAGCCACTGGAAGTACGCAGACTGCAAGGGATAGGTCGTAAGAACGAGGAGATACTGCATGGGCTGGGAATCCGGACTATCGGGCAGTTGGCACGATTTGACAGGAACAAGCTGGTGGATGTGTTCGGCAAGTGGGGCACTGGAATGCATTTACTGGCGCAGGGAGTGGATGATAGTGAGGTAGAAGAGCGGGGCGTGACCAGGTCGCTAAGCAGGGAGCACACCTTTGATGTGGATACTGGTGATACTGCGCTTTTGTACGGGGCTCTGGACAACATAGCCGAGCTGGTGCACAAGTCATTGCA
Above is a window of ANME-2 cluster archaeon DNA encoding:
- the dinB gene encoding DNA polymerase IV, producing MSRIILHVDMDSFYASVEQRRDPSLKGRPVVVGSDPKGGIGRGVVSTCSYEAREFRIHSGMPISQAYKLCQDAVYLRVDMQLYKEVSCRVMEILRSEAGRFQQVSVDEAYLDISEKVRDHERAVKIAQEIKVQIKAQEGLTCSIGIAPTRSAAKIASDLDKPDGLTVVEPDKVAGFLEPLEVRRLQGIGRKNEEILHGLGIRTIGQLARFDRNKLVDVFGKWGTGMHLLAQGVDDSEVEERGVTRSLSREHTFDVDTGDTALLYGALDNIAELVHKSLQKRGFSFRTVSVKVRQADFTTFTRARTLYHDTRDQNTIRQVSHELAREFFDGRKIRLLGVRLSNLGKNKLRQTTFEDFI